The following nucleotide sequence is from Acidimicrobiales bacterium.
CTCGACCTCGACCTCGGTGCCGCCCGCTACGGGCGCGACGGCCACGTCCTCGACGACGACGACCTGGCGGCGATCCGGGGCTGCGATGCCGTGCTGAAGGGCCCCCTGGGCCCTCCCATCGGGGACACCACCGTGCCCGGGGGCACCATCGAGCGGGGCATCATCCTGCGGTTGCGGTTCGAGCTCGACCTCTACATCAACCTCCGCCCCTTCAAGGGGCGCGACCTCGACTTCGTGGTCGTGCGCGAGAACACCGAGGGCACCTACGCCGGCGAGGGAGGCTTCCTCCGCAAGGGCACCCCGCACGAGATCGCCACCCAGGGCTCGGTGAACACCCGCATGGGCGTGGAGCGCTGCGTCCGCTACGCCTTCGAGCTGGCCCGGTCGCGCCCGCGCCGCCACCTCACGCTGGTGCACAAGACCAACGTCCTCACCTTCGCCGGCGACCTCTGGCAGCGCACGTTCACCGACGTCGCGGCCGGCTACCCCGACGTCACCACCGCCTACAACCATGTCGACGCGGCTTGCATCTACCTGGTCGAGGACCCGGGCCGCTACGACGTGGTCGTCACCGACAACCTCTTCGGCGACATCCTGACCGACCTGGCCGGCGCGGTCGTCGGCGGGGTGGGCCTGGCCGGCACCGGCAACCTCAACCCCGATCGTCAGGCGCCGTCGATGTTCGAACCGGTGCACGGCTCTGCCCACGACAGCCTGGGCAGCGACCGCGTCAACCCCACCGCCACCATCCTGTCGGCGGCCATGATGCTGGAGTTCCTGGGCGAGGCCGATGCCGCGTCCCGCATCCGCGAGGCCGTCACCGACGTGCTGAGCACCGATCCCATCCCCGTCAACATCGGCGACCTGGTCGCGGAGAGGGTGTAGCACCATGGCGCTGACCAAGAGCGAGAAGATCTGGATGGACGGCGAGCTCGTCGACTGGGACGACGCCACCATCCACATCCTGACGCACTCCCTGCACTACGGCCTGGGCGTCTTCGAGGGCATCCGGGCCTACGAGACCAGCGACGGCCCCGCCATCTTCCGCCTCACCGACCACATCAAGCGCCTCTACAACTCCGCCAAGATCTACATGCTCGAGGTTCCCTTCGACTTCGAGACCATCATGGATGCCACCAAGGAGGTGGTGCGGGTCAACGGCCTGCAGAGCTGCTACATCCGGCCGCTGGTGTACCTCGGCTACGGCGAGATGGGGCTCAACCCCCTGCCGTGCCCGGTCAACGTGTCCATCGCCTGCTGGCCCTGGGGCGCCTACCTCGGCGACGACGGCATCCAGCACGGCGTGCGCATGAAGATCAGCTCCTGGCAGCGCCACAGCCCCAACGCCATGCCGCCCGCGGCCAAGGGCACCGGCATGTACATCAACTCCTCGATGGCCAAGGTGGAGGCGCTCAAGGCCGGATACGACGAGGCCATCCTGCTGTCGCCTCAGGGCTTCGTCAGCGAGTGCACTGGTGAGAACATCTTCGTCGTGAAGGACGGCGCCATCTACACGCCGCCGGTCAGCGCCGGGGCGCTGGAGGGCATCACCCAGGACTGCGTTCGCACCATCGCCCGCGACCACGGCATCGAGTACCACGAGGCCAACCTCCTGCGCAGCGACCTCTACACCGCCGAGGAGGCCTTCCTCTCCGGGACCGCCGCCGAGGTGGTGCCCATCCGCTCGGTCGACGACCGTGAGCTCGGCGAGCCCGGGCCCGTGACGCGCAAGATCCAGGAGACGTTCTTCGCTGCCGTGCGGGGCGAGGTCGACCGCTACAAGGACTGGAACGAGCATGTCTGACGGTGGTGTACGAGACCCCTCCTGGCCGGAGGCGGTGGAGATCTTCGACACCACCCTCCGCGACGGCAGCCAGCTCGAGGGGATCTCGCTCACCGTCGACGACAAGCTCCGGATCGCCGAGCAGCTCGACCACCTCGGCGTGCACTACATCGAAGGTGGGTGGCCCGGCGCCAACCCCAAGGACGACGAGTTCTTCCGCCGGGTCCCGACCGACCTCGACCTGCGGACCTCGACGATGGTGGCCTTCGGCTCGACCCGTCGGGTCAAGGGGCGCACCGACGACGACGCCACCCTGCGCCACCTGGTGGAGGCCGGCACCTCGACCGCCTGCATCGTCGGCAAGTGCTGGGACTACCACGTCACCGAGGCGCTCGGCACCACCCTCGACGAGGGCGTCGCCATGGTCGCCGACTCGGTCGAGTTCCTCCGCGGCGCGGGCCTCGAGGTCCTCTTCGACGCCGAGCACTTCTTCGACGGCTACCGCCGCAACCCCGAGTTCAGCCTGCGGGTCCTCGAGGCGGCCGCCGAGCGGGGGGCGTCGACCCTCGTGCTGTGCGACACCAACGGCGGTGCCCTGCCCGACCTGGTGTCGGCGGCGGTCGCCGACGTCGTCTCGCACTTCCGCGACGACGTTGCGGTGGCGGTCCACACCCACGACGACACCGGCTGCGCCGTGGCCAACGCCCTCGCCGGTGTGCGGGCAGGCGCCACCCAGGTGCAGGGGACGATCAACGGCTACGGCGAGCGCACCGGCAACTGCAACCTCACCACGGTGATCCCCAACCTCAGCCTCAAGATGGGGGTCCGCACCATCCCCGAGGATCGCCTCGAGCGGCTCACGTCGGTCTCGCACCACATCGCCGAGCTGGTCAACATCACCATGAACCCCCAGCAGCCCTACGTGGGGACCTCGGCGTTCGCCCACAAGGCGGGCCTGCACACCAGCGCCATCGCCAAGCGCCCCGACGCCTACGAGCACGTGCACCCCGACGCGGTGGGCAACGGCACCCGCTTCGTGGTCTCCGAGCTGGCGGGCAAGTCCACCCTCGCCCTCAAGGCGACCGAGCTCGGACTCGACCTCGACGGCCGGGCGCTGGGCGAGATCGTCGACCGACTGAAGAAGCTCGAGCACCGGGGCTTCCACTTCGAGGCCGCCGACGGCTCCCTCGAGCTCCTGATGCGCGACGCCGGCGGTTGGGTCCAGCCCTTCTTCGAGCTGGAGTCGTTCCGCGTCACCGTCGAGCACCAGGCCGACGGGGCCTTCACCACCGAGGCCACGGTGAAGGTTCACGCCGACGGCGAGCGGATCATCCGCACGGCCGAGGGCAACGGCCCGGTCAACGCCCTCGATGGTGCCCTCCGCGCCGCGATCGGCTCCCGGTACCCGGCCCTCGACGCCCTGCACCTCACCGACTACAAGGTTCGGGTGCTCGACACCGAACGGGGGACGGGGGCCGTCACCAGGGTCCTGCTCGACTCCACCGACGGCGCCCGCGCCTGGTCGACGATCGGGGTGTCGGAGAACATCATCGAGGCGTCCTGGCAGGCCCTGTGCGACTCGGTCGTCTACGGCCTGCTGCATTCGCCCGGTTCCGGCGACGAGGGGTAGAACAGGGGCCGTGGCCGCGCCGTCGTTCATCCTCAGCACCCTCGCCCAGCAGCCCCGGGAGGGCCTGCGGCTGCCGCCCGCCGGGACGTGGACGGCCGACCGCCCCGCCGACCTGGGGCCGGCCCAGCCCGCCGGCCGCCTGCTCGGCACCCAGGGACCCGACCAGGGCTTCGCACTGCACCTCGCCCGCCGGTTTGAGGGGCGGCTGGTCCTGGCCGACGGCGAGCACGAGCACGACGTCATCGCCGGCTGCCTGGGGGTGGCGCTCAAGCGGGCGGCCCTGTTCGGGCGGGCGCCGCTGATCCACGACCTCACCGTGGCCTTCACCCTGTGGGGCTTCCTCGGTTCGGCGTCCGACGAGCTGGTGGCGCTCCGCCGCCCGATGTTCGAGGCCGTCGGCCACGACTACAGCGGCCAGCGGGCCATCGCCGACGCCGTGCCCAATGAGACGCTGCGCCTGCCCCACGCCGAGGTGCAGCGGCGGGCTACCACCGACTGGCAGGCGCTGCTCGGCCGCTGAGCCCTCGGGCCGCGGCGCTACGGTGCGGGCGATGCGACGAGCGACGTGGACCGACGAGGGCCTCGAGGTGCTGGACGTCGAGCCGGGTCCGCTCGCCGACGGCTGGGTTCGGCTCCAGGTCGAGGCGTGTGGGATCTGCGGAACCGATCTGCACTTCTGGCACGGTGACATCCCCCGCCCGATCGGCACGGCTCCCGGACACGAGTTCGTCGCCACCGTGGTCGACGGCCCGGCGGGGCTGGCCGACGTCCTCTACGCGGTGTCTCCCAACGTGGCCTGCGGTGCGTGCGACTTCTGCCGGACCGGCCAGACCAACCTCTGCGCCCGTGGCGGCCCCGGCCTCGGCCTCGGCCGTGACGGCGCCCTGGCCGACGTCGTCGACGCGCCCGCCGTCAACCTGGCGCCGGTCGGTGGCGTGGTCGACCCCGTGGTCGCATCGCTGACCGAGCCGCTGGCCGTGGCCCTGCGAGGTGTGTCGCTGGGCGACCCCTCGGCCGACAGCCGTGTCCTGGTGCTCGGTGGCGGCACGATCGGCCTGTGCACGGCACTGGTGGCGCGCGACCGAGCCGCCGAGGTGGCCGTCACCACCCGGTACCCGCACCAGCGGGCGGCGGCCGAGGCCCTTGGGGTGACGGTCCTGGGTGAAGACGACGCGGCGGCGTGGGGCAAGGAGCACCGACCCGACCTCGTGGTGGAGACGGTGGGCGGCCGTGCCGACACCATCCCCGTGGCCATCACTGCAGCGCGCCGCGGCGGCACCGTCGTCATGGTCGGTGCCTTCAGCGAACCCAAGTCGCTCGACCTCCAGAAGATGATGATGAAGGAGGTCAGCCTGGTGGGGTCGTTCTGCTACGGCAGCGCCCGGCGGGGTTCCGAGTTCGTCGCTGCCGCCGGCCTCGTGGGGCGGTGGCACGAGGAGCTCCGTGCCCTTACGACCCACCAGCTCCCCTTGGCCGAGGTTGCCGCCGCCTTCGAGACGGCGAGCGACAAGACGAGCGAAGCCATCAAGGTCACCATCGTCCCGTGAGGGCGGGAGTGCCCCGCGGGGCACTCGAAGGTTCGTTCGCACGTGCTCCACGGCGCACTGAAAAGCGTCATGGTCATGATGATAAGGACACTTGACATTTAGCAAAGGTCGCTTCATTATTCATCCATGTCCGATTCGTCCCCACCCCCCGCCGACCTACAGGAAGCGCTGGCGCTCGGACGTGACCGGCGCGCCCGCCGGTCACGTCTCCACGCGGTCGTAGCAAGCGTCGCCGTCGTCGTGCTCGTTGCCTTCTTCATCGCCTTTCCTGATGTCGAGCCAGCAGCCGAGGCACTCGTCTTCCTGGCGTGCAATGGCGTCCTCGTCGGCGCCAGATGGTTCACCAACCGCGAGGACGATCGGGAGCGTCACCGCACACTTGTGGCCTTCGCTGTCGCATTCGTCGTACAGACAGGCGTTCTCGTCGTCGAGCTGGTCATGCAGCTCGCCGGCGAACACACTGCGAGCGCTCCACGAGCGGTTCAGCTCGGCGCCTTCGCGATGCTCTTGTTTCTCGCCCTTGGAGACCGCGGAGGAGAATCCAGCGAGGAAGCGCAGTGAAGAACCGGCTCCGCGTGCTCCGAGCGGAGCACGAGTGGTCGCAGACCGACCTGGCCGACCTGCTCGGTGTCTCCCGCCAGACGATCTCCTCGCTGGAGAAGGGCCGCTACGACCCAAGCCTCCCGCTCGCGTTCAAGATCAGTCGGCTGTTCGGTCAACCGATCGAGGAGATCTTCCACGACGAGCACGACCACGCCGAGGCCTGAGACCGGTCTGCGGCCCGTGGGGACGCCCGGCAGATCCTGCGGCGAAACGTCTTACCCGCAGGGTGATCGTGGGCGATCAGGCAGGGGGCGTCGTGTGGCGCCGCAGCATCGCCGTTCTCGAGTGCCCCGCGGGGCACTCGAAGGGCTCAGGCCCGCAAGACCTCCGCGAGTCGGAGGCGCCTGCCGCCCCGCAGGAGCGCGCGGTGGTACGCGGCGCCACCCACTCTCACGAGGAGCGCGATGGTGAGGAGGCACAGGACGATCGCCAGCACCACCTCCACCGCGCTCGCCCCGCCGCCGGCGAGCCGGACCGGCATGACGATCGGCGCGCTCAGGGGGAACAGCGACCCGACGACGACCGGCAGGCTGTCAGGCGCATTCCGGCCGTGCATCGCCACGCCGAGCGAGAGCACCAGCAGGATCGAGAACGGCGCGACCGCACTGCCCAGATCCTCCTGGCGGTCGACAAGGGCCCCGAGGACGCCGAAGCCGATGGCGTACATGGCAAAGCCGAGGACGAACCAACCGAAGCCGGCGACCACATCGCCGACCGCGCCGGCGGGCACGCTGAGCTCGCCGGCACCCATCGCAGCCAGGAACGGAATCAAGCCGATCAGCAGCAGCAAGAAGGTCGACAGGCCGATGCCGAGCACCTTTCCCGCCAGCAGGTGAGTCGGCCGCACCGTGGTCACCAGCACCTCGGCGATGCGAGTGGACTTCTCGACAGCCACGCCGGTGGCCACGCCCATCCCCCCGAACAGCAGCATCACGTACAGCATGAAGCTGACGCCGTAGGCGATGTTGGTGCGCGCCGGTCGGTCGCCGTCAACCGTCAGCTCGGCGGGTGGTGGGGCATCGAGGGCTTCCCGGGCGACGGCCGCATCGAGTCCGGCGTCCACGAGGCGTTGCTGGGACATGGCGGCGGCGGCGGCCTGACCGGCGATGGCAACCAGCGTCTCCGACGTCCCCACCCGCCGTACGAGTACCGGACCGTCAGGGCCGAAGACGAGGGCGGCCTCGAGCCGCTCGGTGCGCACCGCCTCGATGGCGTCGCCGCGCCCGTGGAGCTGTTCCACCTCGAGGCCGACGTCGAATGCCTCGGCGAGGCCCTCGAGCCTCTCGACCACGGTGGAGGGAGCGTCGCCGGCCACGCCGACGTCGTGGGTCTCGTCTTGCGTCACCAGCCGGGGGACGACCACGACGGCGAGGCTCCCGATGAACAGGATGGCCATGATGACCCAGTAGGCCCGCGAGCGGAAGGCATCGCGTAGTTCCCGCTCCGCGACCAGACCGACGACGTTCATCGCTGCACCGCCTCCCGGAACAGCTGGCCGAGACGCGGCAGCTCCAGCCCGAAGTCACGAACCTCGCCCAGCCCGCGGACCCGGTCGAGGATGGCCAGGGGGTCCGTCCCGGGCTCGAGCTCGAGCAAGGTCTCGTTGGCATCGGTGTGTGCCACGGAGACGCCGTCCAGCCGCTCGGCCCAGGCCGCGGGAGCCCGGTCGATCCCGATCCGCAGGACGCGGCGCCCGGAGGCCGCCTTCAGCGCACCGAGGTCGCCCTCGAGCACCACCCGGCCGCCGTCCATGAGCACGATCGACTCACAGAGGTCCTCGACCAGGTCGAGCTGGTGGCTGGAGAAGACCACCGTCCGACCAGAGGCCGCCTGTCCCGCGATGACCTCCGACATCTGCTCGACCGCCACCGGGTCGAGTCCGGTGAAGGGTTCGTCCAACACCAGCACCGGAGGATCGTGCACAAGGGTCGCCGCGAGCTGAACCCGTTGCTGCATGCCTCCGGAGAGTCGCTCCACCTTGTCGCCGGCCCGCTCCTCGAGACCGACCCAGCGGATGAGCTCGTCGGCCCGCTCCCCGGCCGCACCGCGTCCGAGACCCCGGATCCGACCGAAGTACACGAGGAGGTCCCGGACCCGCATCTTCATGTAGAGGCCCCGCTCCTGGGGCATGTAGCCCCAGCGGGCCCGCATCCGCTGGTCGGCGGGCTCCTCTCCCCAACGCACCTCGCCGGTGTCGGCGGGGACGATGCCGAAGAGCACCCGCATGACCGTGGTCTTGCCGGCTCCGTTCGGGCCGAGGAGGCCGACCACCCGGCCCGCCGGCACCACGAAGCTCACGTCGTCGAGCACCTGGAGGTCGCCGAGACGGACCGACACCCCGGTCACCTCAAGAGCCCCACCAGGTGCACCCGGCTCGTGCGGCGTGCTCTGGACCACGTCGGCGGTCGTTTCCACCGCACGTAGTTCGACACCCCGAGCCGGTGCACCTCCACCTGCGGAGGATGGCCCCGCGAGAACCGGTTCAACCTCGCCGCGAGGCATCATCGGGAGCGCTCCGCGTGTACGAGGCGCTCAACCGTGACCCTGTCCGGATGTCAGGAGAGCCCGCAGTTCGCTCTCCGCTTCCGTGCGTTCGATCCCGCTCGGCTCTTCGCCCGTGTAGCCCAGCGCGACCATCGACGACGTCAGGGATCTTGACAGATCGCGGTACGTAAGGGATCCTTACGGCGATGGCCGAGCGGCCCGAGGTCCGCAGCTTCTACTTGCGCTGCTCCACGTACTTCGGTGACCACCCGACCGGCGCGGACGCCCATCAGCTCATCGACATGATCGAGAGCGATGACGTCGATGTCGCCCTCTTTGGGATCGGCCTCATCCACATGTGGGTCAACGACCAAGAGATGACTCGCGTGTTCGAGGCTCGACACGCCCGCCGCTCCTGGGGCTGGATCGGAGCGCGTCTAGGCCGCACTCGCCAGGCCGTGTGGGAGCGATACCGGGACCGCACCGAAGGAACCCCGGAGGGATAGCGATGGTCGACACCTCGACCCGGCTCGGAACTCGCTTCCCGATCGATCGGTCATCGGCGATGCTCCAACCATGACCACCGCACCCCGAGGGCTGACCATCAGGCCTGAGCGCCATGACGACCATGAGGTGATCGCCGAGGTGGTGGCGGCCGCCTTCGGCTCGCCGGCCGAGGCCGCCTTGGTCGAGGCCATCCGGGCGTCGCCCAACGCCGTGCCGGAGCTGGCGCTGGTGGCCGAGCTCGACGGTGAGGTCGTGGGCCACACCATGATCAGCTACGTGACCCTCGAGGGCCGCGGCGCGCGCCGCTTGATCCCGAGCCTCGCGCCTCTCGCGGTGGCACCGCCCCACCAGGGGCGGGGGATCGGTTCGGCCCTGGTGCGCGAGGTGATGGCGCGCGCTGACGCCGCCGGTGAGCCGTTGGTGGTGCTGGAGGGGAGCCCTGCCTTCTACGGACGGTTGGGCTTCGAGCACTCGGTGCCGCTCGGCATCGAGATCGACCTGCCCTCGTGGGCGCCGCCCGAGGCCGCCCAGGTCATGCGCCTGCGGGCCTACGACTCCGCCATCCGGGGCCGTGTCGTCTACCCACCCGCGTTCGTCGAGGTGGTCGAGCACTGAGGGCCCCACCCCGTGACTCGGGTAGGCAAGGACGTGCAGCAGCCACGACGTGGGGTCCTAACCTGCGGCGATGACCACGGCCACGGCACCCGCGGAGCGCAGCGAGGAGGGCGCGCCCGCCCGGGTGAGCCACTGGACCCGGGTGCCGGCCGACCCGGCCGAGTGGTTCGACGCCGACGAGGTGGCGCGCGGGCGCGCCTACAACCGGCCGCTCGACCGGCTCCGCCGGGTGCGTTTCGTCGTCGGCGCAGCCGTGACCATCGCCTTCATCGTGGGCCAGGCCGCCCCCCGCCTCATCGACGCCCTCGGCGTCTCGGGCTGGGTGCTCCAGCTGGTGGTGGTGGCCGCGGCCCTCGAGGCGAGCACGCTGGTCTACTCGCCGTGGTTCGACGCCCACCGCGAGCTCCTCTACGACAAGCGCTGGGGCCAGAGCAACCAGACGGCGTCCGGCTTCCTCGCCGACCAGCTCAAGGGCCTGGCGGTCGGACTCGTGATCACGGTGCTGCTCGTGGTGCCGCTCTACGCCGTCATCCGCGCCACCGACCTCTGGTGGCTCTACGGCTGGCTGATCTTCTCGGGCTTCACCGTGCTGTTCGGCGTGCTCTACCCGGTGGTCATCGCCCCGCTGTTCAACAGCTTCACCCCGCTCGACGACGAGCGCCTTGAGGCCCGGGTGCTGGAGGTGGCGGAGCGAGCCGGCCTGGACATCGAAGGTGTGCTCGTGGCCGACGCGTCCAGGCGCTCCCGGGCAGGCAACGCCTACGTTGCGGGCCTGGGACGCACCCGTCGGGTGGTCCTCTTCGACACGATCCTCGAATGGGCGCCGGAGCAGGTCGAGCAGGTGGTGGCCCACGAGCTCGGCCACTGGCGCCACGCCCACCTGCGCCGCAAGATCCCGGTGCTCGTCGGTGCCCAGCTCGTGATGTTCGTCCTCACCTGGGCAGCGCTGCGCTGGGAGCCCCTGCTCGACCTCGCCGGGGTGGGCTCGGCCGGTGACCCCGCGTCGCTGCCGCTGTTCCTCGCGGTGTTCCCGCTCGGCTTCGTCCTCGTCGGCCTCGTGTCGTCGTGGCTCAGCAGGGTGGACGAGCGCCAGGCCGACATCCACGCCCTGGAGGTCCTCGGCGACCCGGAAGCCTTCGTCGGGTTGTTCCGTCAGCTGGCCGAGACCAACAAGGCAGACGTCGACCCCGGCCGCTGGAAGCGGCTGACCGCCTCCCACCCACCGATCGCCGAGCGGCTGGCCATGGCCCAGGCGTGGGACGGCCGCCGGGGTGACGGGAGCTCAGCCGCCTGAGGGCGGCAGTGCGCGCCGATAGCCTGGGCTGGTGAGCACCCCCCTCCCGCGCGTCCGGTTCTCCCCGGCGCCCACCGGCTTCCTGCACCTCGGCAGCGCCCGCAGCGCCCTTTTCAACTGGCTCTTCGCCCGTCACACCGGGGGCGAGATGCTGCTTCGGGTGGAGGACACCGACCTGGAGCGCAACCGTCCCGAGCTCATCGACACCATCCTCGACTCGCTGCGCTGGCTCGGCATCGACTGGGACGGCGAGCCCGTCCACCAGTCGGACCGGGTCGATCTGCACCGAGATGCGGTGGCGCGCCTGCTCGCCTCGGGGAACGCCTACCGCTGTGGCTGCAGCCAGGACGAGGTCAAGGCCCGGGCCGAGGCGCGGGGCGGGCCGCCCGGCTACGACGGCCACTGCCGCGACCGCGACATCGCCCCGGGCTCCGGCGTGGTTGTCCGGTTCCGCACCCCCGACGACGGGACGACGGCGTTCGACGACGTCATCCGGGGCGTGGTCGCGTTCGAGAACACCAACCTCGAGGACTTCGTCGTCCAGCGCTCCGACGGCAGCCCGATGTTCCTCGTCGCCAACGCCGTCGACGACGTCGACATGGGCATCACCCACGTCATCAGGGGTGAGGACCTGGTGAACGTGACCCCCAAGGTCCTCTTGCTGCGCGAGGCGCTCGGCGTCACCGAGCGACCGGTCTTCGCCCACCTGCCCCTGGTGCTCAACGAGAAGCGCCAGAAGCTCTCCAAGCGTCGCGACGACGTTGCGGTGGCCGACTACCGGGCGCGGGGCTTCCTCCCGTCGGCCATGGCCAACTACCTCGCCCTGTTGGGCTGGGGGCCGCCCGACGGCGTGGAGGTCCGACCCGTCGAGGAGATCGTGGGTCTTTTCCGCCTCGAGGACGTGAACAAGGCCGGTGCGGTGTTCGACCTCCAGAAGCTGACCCACGTCAACGCTCGTCACATTGAGGCGCTGACGACCGAGGCGTTCGTCACCGCCGCCCGCCCCTTCCTCCTCGACCAGCCGTGGGGCGCCGCCGTCGAGGCCGACCCCGCACCCTTCGAGGCCCTCGCCCCGGTGGTGCAGGAGCGCACCCACACGCTGCTCGACGTGGCCGACATGGTCGACTTCGTGTACCTCGACGAGCCCACCGTCGACGAGGCCGCGTGGGAGAAGGCCATGGTCAAGGGCGCCGCCGCCGCCGAGATCCTCGACGGGATCATCGACGCGTACGAGGCCGTCGACGAAGATGGGTGGGTGCACGAGAACGGCGAGCGCGAGCCGCTCAAGGAGGCGCTCCTCGCCGTGGGCGAGGCCCACGGCCTCAAGCTCGGCAAGGCGCAGGCGCCGGTGCGGGTGGCCGTCACCGGCCGGTCTGTGGGGCCGCCGCTGTTCGAGTCGCTCGTGGTGCTCGGCCGGGCCCGGACCCTCGAGCGGTTGCGCCGAGCCCGAGCGCGCCTCTGATGTCGACCCGTGCGACACCCGCGCCGGCGATGGTTCGTGCCCGACGGCTCCGACGGCGCCGGGCGGTGCTGCACGCCGTCGGCATCCTGGTCCTGATCGTGGTCGTGTACTTCGTGGTCACGCTGGTGCAGGTGGTGCAGGCCTCACGAGAGGACCATGCGGGGCCCGCGGGGGCCATCGTGGTGCTCGGCGCCGCCCAGTACGACGGCCGCCCGTCGGATGTGCTGCAGGCCCGCCTCGACCACACCGCCGACCTGTTCTCGCAGGGCCTGGCGCCGATCGTGGTCGTCACCGGCGGCCGCCGGCCAGGCGA
It contains:
- a CDS encoding 3-isopropylmalate dehydrogenase; translated protein: MSHRVAVIGGDGIGPQIVADALKVVRATGVDIETLDLDLGAARYGRDGHVLDDDDLAAIRGCDAVLKGPLGPPIGDTTVPGGTIERGIILRLRFELDLYINLRPFKGRDLDFVVVRENTEGTYAGEGGFLRKGTPHEIATQGSVNTRMGVERCVRYAFELARSRPRRHLTLVHKTNVLTFAGDLWQRTFTDVAAGYPDVTTAYNHVDAACIYLVEDPGRYDVVVTDNLFGDILTDLAGAVVGGVGLAGTGNLNPDRQAPSMFEPVHGSAHDSLGSDRVNPTATILSAAMMLEFLGEADAASRIREAVTDVLSTDPIPVNIGDLVAERV
- a CDS encoding branched-chain amino acid transaminase; amino-acid sequence: MALTKSEKIWMDGELVDWDDATIHILTHSLHYGLGVFEGIRAYETSDGPAIFRLTDHIKRLYNSAKIYMLEVPFDFETIMDATKEVVRVNGLQSCYIRPLVYLGYGEMGLNPLPCPVNVSIACWPWGAYLGDDGIQHGVRMKISSWQRHSPNAMPPAAKGTGMYINSSMAKVEALKAGYDEAILLSPQGFVSECTGENIFVVKDGAIYTPPVSAGALEGITQDCVRTIARDHGIEYHEANLLRSDLYTAEEAFLSGTAAEVVPIRSVDDRELGEPGPVTRKIQETFFAAVRGEVDRYKDWNEHV
- the cimA gene encoding citramalate synthase, with protein sequence MSDGGVRDPSWPEAVEIFDTTLRDGSQLEGISLTVDDKLRIAEQLDHLGVHYIEGGWPGANPKDDEFFRRVPTDLDLRTSTMVAFGSTRRVKGRTDDDATLRHLVEAGTSTACIVGKCWDYHVTEALGTTLDEGVAMVADSVEFLRGAGLEVLFDAEHFFDGYRRNPEFSLRVLEAAAERGASTLVLCDTNGGALPDLVSAAVADVVSHFRDDVAVAVHTHDDTGCAVANALAGVRAGATQVQGTINGYGERTGNCNLTTVIPNLSLKMGVRTIPEDRLERLTSVSHHIAELVNITMNPQQPYVGTSAFAHKAGLHTSAIAKRPDAYEHVHPDAVGNGTRFVVSELAGKSTLALKATELGLDLDGRALGEIVDRLKKLEHRGFHFEAADGSLELLMRDAGGWVQPFFELESFRVTVEHQADGAFTTEATVKVHADGERIIRTAEGNGPVNALDGALRAAIGSRYPALDALHLTDYKVRVLDTERGTGAVTRVLLDSTDGARAWSTIGVSENIIEASWQALCDSVVYGLLHSPGSGDEG
- a CDS encoding alcohol dehydrogenase catalytic domain-containing protein, with the protein product MRRATWTDEGLEVLDVEPGPLADGWVRLQVEACGICGTDLHFWHGDIPRPIGTAPGHEFVATVVDGPAGLADVLYAVSPNVACGACDFCRTGQTNLCARGGPGLGLGRDGALADVVDAPAVNLAPVGGVVDPVVASLTEPLAVALRGVSLGDPSADSRVLVLGGGTIGLCTALVARDRAAEVAVTTRYPHQRAAAEALGVTVLGEDDAAAWGKEHRPDLVVETVGGRADTIPVAITAARRGGTVVMVGAFSEPKSLDLQKMMMKEVSLVGSFCYGSARRGSEFVAAAGLVGRWHEELRALTTHQLPLAEVAAAFETASDKTSEAIKVTIVP
- a CDS encoding helix-turn-helix transcriptional regulator — translated: MKNRLRVLRAEHEWSQTDLADLLGVSRQTISSLEKGRYDPSLPLAFKISRLFGQPIEEIFHDEHDHAEA
- a CDS encoding ABC transporter permease encodes the protein MNVVGLVAERELRDAFRSRAYWVIMAILFIGSLAVVVVPRLVTQDETHDVGVAGDAPSTVVERLEGLAEAFDVGLEVEQLHGRGDAIEAVRTERLEAALVFGPDGPVLVRRVGTSETLVAIAGQAAAAAMSQQRLVDAGLDAAVAREALDAPPPAELTVDGDRPARTNIAYGVSFMLYVMLLFGGMGVATGVAVEKSTRIAEVLVTTVRPTHLLAGKVLGIGLSTFLLLLIGLIPFLAAMGAGELSVPAGAVGDVVAGFGWFVLGFAMYAIGFGVLGALVDRQEDLGSAVAPFSILLVLSLGVAMHGRNAPDSLPVVVGSLFPLSAPIVMPVRLAGGGASAVEVVLAIVLCLLTIALLVRVGGAAYHRALLRGGRRLRLAEVLRA
- a CDS encoding ATP-binding cassette domain-containing protein; the protein is MSVRLGDLQVLDDVSFVVPAGRVVGLLGPNGAGKTTVMRVLFGIVPADTGEVRWGEEPADQRMRARWGYMPQERGLYMKMRVRDLLVYFGRIRGLGRGAAGERADELIRWVGLEERAGDKVERLSGGMQQRVQLAATLVHDPPVLVLDEPFTGLDPVAVEQMSEVIAGQAASGRTVVFSSHQLDLVEDLCESIVLMDGGRVVLEGDLGALKAASGRRVLRIGIDRAPAAWAERLDGVSVAHTDANETLLELEPGTDPLAILDRVRGLGEVRDFGLELPRLGQLFREAVQR
- a CDS encoding N-acetyltransferase, whose amino-acid sequence is MTTAPRGLTIRPERHDDHEVIAEVVAAAFGSPAEAALVEAIRASPNAVPELALVAELDGEVVGHTMISYVTLEGRGARRLIPSLAPLAVAPPHQGRGIGSALVREVMARADAAGEPLVVLEGSPAFYGRLGFEHSVPLGIEIDLPSWAPPEAAQVMRLRAYDSAIRGRVVYPPAFVEVVEH
- a CDS encoding M48 family metallopeptidase; this encodes MTTATAPAERSEEGAPARVSHWTRVPADPAEWFDADEVARGRAYNRPLDRLRRVRFVVGAAVTIAFIVGQAAPRLIDALGVSGWVLQLVVVAAALEASTLVYSPWFDAHRELLYDKRWGQSNQTASGFLADQLKGLAVGLVITVLLVVPLYAVIRATDLWWLYGWLIFSGFTVLFGVLYPVVIAPLFNSFTPLDDERLEARVLEVAERAGLDIEGVLVADASRRSRAGNAYVAGLGRTRRVVLFDTILEWAPEQVEQVVAHELGHWRHAHLRRKIPVLVGAQLVMFVLTWAALRWEPLLDLAGVGSAGDPASLPLFLAVFPLGFVLVGLVSSWLSRVDERQADIHALEVLGDPEAFVGLFRQLAETNKADVDPGRWKRLTASHPPIAERLAMAQAWDGRRGDGSSAA